Sequence from the Ictalurus punctatus breed USDA103 chromosome 10, Coco_2.0, whole genome shotgun sequence genome:
agtattgccctgatggtggaaatgggcatttcaatgattttgctattttctcatagccacttcccattttgtgaagctcaacaacattttgccacacatcacagctatattacttggttttacccattgttatgaatgactaagggaatttggtctatgtgttacctcatatttatactcctgtgaaacaggaagtcatagttgaacaatttcctgttcctaggcacgaaggtgtactaaaaaaaaattaaatatcatttttttttttctcatatgaattcacaggggtggtaataattgctgcacacctatattttaacaaaaaatttttttttataaacctatgttgtgtttgcaattgtttatccatgagagcagagtatttttgtgaattattttaacaaaagattgaaagattaaacaataaagacaatatttcacagccttatttgctcatatttaccaagagtgccaatattagtgaagggcactaTAGTTTTTGAGGGAATACAGTGACACATATGAATGCAGAATaaggaatttatttataatcgttacaaagaacaaaatatttaaaagcatTCTTTATCTTACATACGCTGTACAGAGGTGGCACGTATTTGATTCTAAATGATTCTGCAAAAGGAACTAGAAGTATTAAATAGAAACCCAGAAATATTaaagttgatgaaaaaatatgaaatattccaTTTACCTACTGtacaaaataagaaagaaagagtattGAGCTGAACATGGAATCCATAATATGGTACCCTGATACAGTGTTTAGGCCTTTTACatgatcaaaacaaaaaaatgtttattacataACAATGTGATGGTCTTGCCATCTTATAATAGCTAAAGAAAAATCTTGGCCTCTTTGGTTCCACGATTCCgtataatacattttaacagaatttattttacgtctataaaaataacttttatttcaATGGcaagttttatttaattttattttactcataaTGCAACTTTTTCAGTGCAAACAACATAACCATTCATTCAGAGAAGGAAGCGAAAGACATTTCAAGTATTGAAAGAAAGTATACACCTACTAGCTAGTTTGTCTGAAGTGGGCCAGTACTATACATTGCATAGTTCATGTGGCACTTATTTGAAAAAGGATTGTGAGCGAGCACAGGTGTGCCACTTGGTACCCTTTAAAGGCATTTCAATTAGCAAGTGCTATAAAATGTGCatttaggatttttttaaatttattttatcttttttgcAAGTGTGATGCACCCCTAGCCAACTGAGAAATGGCAACTTGAGAAAAGAAATGTAATATACTACAGTTCTTTTTAACTACTTTTGGAAGTGTTTTTTCTTCTGCAAACAGCACTGTTACAGACAGGCAGGGATTCTAGACAGGACTGAAGCGTCACAGAAAACTACATTCATGTCTTCTGCTATATAAAAAGCCCTTGTACTaggtaatgaaaaaaaatgcctATTCATGTCCTGCTGTAGTAAGACCCACTAACATGAGTACTTGAGAATACAGCATGTCTTAGACAATATGGGCCAGTTGTTTGACAAAGTCTGACAGATGAATACTGCTTGATGGAGACTCTTAAATGGATAGGTTGTCGTGTTTTCCAATGGAGTGGTTAAGCGAAGTGCTGCTGTTGAAAGGAGTAAATGGGGAGTTGCTCAGTGCTTTTGTATACAGTGAAAGAGGCATAGTTGAGAAATTCTGCGAGAAAGACCCTTTCCTAAGGCTCCTCTCATCTCAATTTCCCAACACAGCCATTTTAGAGGAGAGAAGCAAAGAAACAGCAATAACCTGTAATAAAACTTTCTCATCCCTTTGACGTCAACACCTACTGTACAAACCTGTGCTCTTAGAATAAGACTATCACATATAAATGAGTCTAGCAGGAAGATATTAACCAACataaatatatgtacaaaaGAGTTGTGCATGCATGGGTGTGTGGTGTGGATATCAAGGTGACTGTTTACCCAGCTGTTCATAAATATCATTTTACAATAATTCGTTCCATCAATGAACGTTTACAGAGTTACGAGTCTTTAAAAAATCGCCGCTCAAGCGCATCCACACTCCTCTACGATCATGTTGGGTACATCGCGCTTGACGATGTTATACTCATCATCAAAGTACAGCATGGACATGGTGCTGAGTTTGGTGGGGATACAGCAGGAGTTCATGGAGCCTGGACTCATCCCCCTCATGCGGTACTGGTTTACTACAGCGGTGTGAAATGATGACGCTGACCCTGGAACGCCAGCCATGTATGCCGGGCAGTTTCCCTCACAGTAGTTGCCAAAGTAGCCTGATGGCGCAATGATCCAGTCGTTCCACCCGATGAGGCGGAAGTCAATGTAGAACTGCTGACGACAGCACAGGCCACTGGTACCATCACACTCCAGGCCGCGCTTGCGGATGCGGTGCTTGCTGTCTGTTACACGTGCCTGCACCACCAAGAATGGCCGATGCGACTCATCACCTGTGTTCACCAATACAGGCCGAACACCTGCCTCATCGCAGCCTTCACACCGAACATCCAGGTTCTGCCTTCGTGTACCTTTGGAGAACACTAGTTGTACAGCATCAGTAAGAGGAAACGTGTGCCAGCCGCTGCGTTTCAGCTCCACGCGCTTCTCCACCAAGTTCCACTTGCTACCCAGGCCTGGTTCCTGATAGTACACTTTAATCATGACCTTCCTTCGAGTGCCCTTCTCAAACACACTAGGCAGAAGTTTAAAGTACAGCCACAGGTTTGCCTGAGACACATAGAGGTTCTGGTTGCCTTCATTGGAGATGATGAAGAAAAGACTGGACTTTGAAGACAGCAAATCGTCTATGAGACGGGGAAGAAAAGATGAAAGGTTAGGTCATTGAAGGGTCATCAAACATAGCTGAAACAGCAGGTGCACACACTGTGTAAAAGTTTTTCAGTTGAAAACCTGAGGCTGTGTCACTATAATAGCCAGGCCTGGACAGAAGGCTGAGGACATTAACATGCTGAGAGGGCAGTAGATTGCTCACATTGCCATGAATGGGCTCCCTAACTGGGAACACTTCAACTTAAAGCGATCAAATGGTGTTAGTGTTTCACATTAAACGACAATGTGGGTGGGAGGAGTTGTCAGAATCCGTTCCTCTGCCAcgtctccctctttctctctctgttcactCTGCCTCTCCTTCCTCACTCACTAAATCTGACCCGCATGAACTTCCTAGCATTCTGTCTTTATCCGATTCAAACATATTAACATCTCTGTAACAGTCTTTTGATTCTGCAGCTCAATTAAAATCGGGAGAAGTGTGAACTCCTGCAGTTCCTTTTTGGTGAAGGGGGCCACAGCGACATTCTCCGAGCTTGCTTGTGTGTCTGATGACAGCGTGGGCTACGCTAGCCCAGTTGGCCACGAGTTAAGGTGGGGATGAAGAGAATGAGCCTATTAGGGCATAGCTAGAAGGTTCAAAGCCTTGGCAATGAAAGACGTGATGACACCTCAGAGAGGACACAATAATCGTCGGATTGTTAAGCAATCCAACCAGACATTCTGTATATGGCTAGAAAAGGTGGTTGGAGAACGAGATCAGAAGTAACTATTCAAATGACACttaaattataaattaattaatagatATTATTTTATGTGCATGTATGTACATTGGTGTTTGTAATAAAGTACATAACTGCTGTCACAAAAAGTACAAGGGAATGCAACACAGTGTGCTTTCACTGAATCTTTGATAGAGGTCATTTATCTATAATAAGATAATAGAGAGTATAGAGAGTATCTGACCATTTAAGCAAATGCATCAAAGCATGTAGTGAAATAGTAAAGAAGAAGTATATGAGTAACTTCTGGAGCCCTAAGTCCTAGTTTTATGGCTAGTTTTAACCCTGCTGTAGGTAAACAGCTCTAGGCCATATAACAAAGTGCATTAAGCTTTATACCAAACAGACTAGTTGAGACTTCAAGGAACTCTGTAACATGGCACAACCTCTTGCATCTGCCAAAAGAATCTCGCTAACTTCCCAGTTTCTGCACACTAACCCTTAATAATTCATCATATATCTTCAGCCTGCAGGGACCGTATAGTACGAAGTCCAAAAGACAGCTGTCAGTAAATGCAAATTGGAGAATTAATGAAGAAAGACACATCTACGAGGTCAAAAGCCTGAGAAGTTAAGCTTGGCCACTACATGGAGGGCAGGACAATACCTGGGTGGGCCCCAGTGGCAGCAACAATACACACCACTCAGCATGCCTCCACCTGCACAAGCTCTCACGGCTTGGAGAAGTAATCGCCATGTCATTACTCAACGTCTCCGTACGCAACCGGCCACAACCACCTGGACACCAGTGAAGGACAATTTTGCCACATGAAGTGTTGTGTGTTAATCCCTGTTGCACGGTAGTTACTAATTTCATTTACTAATAGTTTGAATGGTCAGAGAAAATATTAGAACAGTGGGTCATAGGTAGAATAATCATAAACTTCCGACAGAGTCATGTAATCAAGTGTTGTTCAAATGTGAGATAGCATTACATTTCAGTCACACTTTCCCCCAACTATATTTAAAAGTAAGACATTTCACACGGCAGTGGATGCAACATTGACAGGATGAATCATTCTCACTTGTAATTTCAAACAGAATTGAGATGTAAGAGGAATACAGGAGCCCCAGTTAGTCTGCATTTCCAGCACCGAGCCATTCTTAAAGAAAAATCCACAGATCCCTGTGTCCTTGGGTAACCCTGCATTTTTAATGAGATGCATGAGCAGCCAAGCTGACATGCCAAAGAGTTCACAAATTGAAGTCTGAAGCCAAATCTACAGCCTCCTAAAAagtattccttacttattaaaTACCTGCAATTAAGCATTATGCATAAAGGAAATGGGGTCCAGTTAACTGAATTTCAAATCAgctggacattttcatttatctttatttatttatttgtttgtttgtttgtttgtttgcttgttttgctTGAATGTTATATAGAATAAGACAGAGGTGAATTTTGGTCCCTCACAGGGAAAGACTGTGCATTAAGTTTGTACCTATAGGAAATCTGGTTAAATATGGTTCCACGGTGCCAGATACTAATATTTTCCCTGTCATAAAATGTCACCAAGTTTCCTTTTGGCAAACTGTTCATGGATCTTGATGCTGTGCCATGGATTACTGTAGACAGCAGGCCAAGAGCAAAAGGCCCACATGCATCACTTGGAGACAGCAAGGGCCCCAGATGATGATAGACAGCAATGAAGCACTAATTTCATATATACTGCAATATGATATTCTATGATTCAGTTATCATATTTACTTCATATAAGAGACCAGTGAAGAAATTACACACAGTAATATGCAatttctgtcatcaattatGTAATAAATTAGCTCTGGTGTTAATCTGATCTTACCCCAGGTGGTTCAAGTAATAAAATGCTTTGCATGGAGTCATGACTAAAAACATTCTAATAGAAGGTGGTACGTGCTTTCACATGCTATTCACAatacctacatacatacattatatatatagtacCCAATTGTATCTTTTCTGTTACTAGGGTAGTACACCTTTTGTACCCTTTGGTATGCATGTTCACCTAGAAATGTTATGGTGCATGTAGTGTATCTCTAATTATGTatcttatttcattattaaaggAACACTAGGCTATATGCACATTTTCAGGTCAAAGATGGTAGAAACGATACCCGTACCATCCCTGCAACGAGCCAAGGTACAATTACAAATACTATTTCTTTCTGAAAGTGTAGcctacagaaataaaatcatttgtCTAGGCAACCTGATACTTGAGTGTAACAATGCAAAATTCATGGCAACAGATCTGTGCACAAACACAAATTGCTTCTTGAAGCTAAACCAGGCTTTACTGTGCACAAAGACCAGCTTAGCGATTTGATAGCGCCTAAGTGGTTGCGGTGGTCTTTGCTGTGTAATATTCTCTACGCTCCACTGCAGCATGATGTTCACAGTGGATGAGGGAGACAGGAAAAGCATatcacacgcgcgcgcacgcacacacacacacacacacacacacacacactgtttatagaTACCTCGTGCCAACACATACCCATGGGAATGTTTGGTTCATACTGATCCCACAGTAAAGGAAACACAAGTAATGCAGCCTGAATTTGGACTATATTAGTGACCCCGGTGTTATTAAAAATACTTTATAAATCACACGTATGGCATGTGCGCACAGGTATTGTCGTATAGTGCAGATGCTGAGGtgaacacacacctgtctctgCAAAACTGATGATTTCTGACGTTTCCTCCTCGACGTCATTGGCGTGACTCGCGTGCCCGTCCACGTCGGGGATCTCGACCCTGCCGTCCTCGCTCACTTTCCCGGCGTGCAGCTTTCGCAGCGCGGTCACCATGGCCGCCTTTGGTATGGGCTGAGTGATGTTAGGTCTGTCCCTCATCTGCAGCCTGGTCAGGATGTGCCTCTTCACCGCCTCCACGAACTCCGCGTCCATCCTCCCCGAGTCGGCAGGCTGCGCGAGACCGCACGAAGCGCACGAATCGCGCGACGCTGTCGGGTGCGCCTCGGTTTCCGGCGCGGGCGTGCAGCGCACGGACAGCACGCAGGCTATGAGACAAAGCACCTTGAAAAGGAAATTTCTCATTCTTTAAGAGCAACAaagaaggggggaaaagaaaaaaggaaagaaagcacAGAAAGATGAGTCACGAGTCTTCGCTTCGAGGATGAACAGAACTTGTGATCGCTCGTTTTAGAGATGGTTCAGGCTCGTCCCGAATGAGAATGTTCAGAGCGCAAGAGCAAGTTGTAACATCCAGTCTTCCTGTAAGGATGCACTAAGATCTTCCATGCGATGATTTACAGACTGCATTGAAATTGGATGAAATCATGGAAGAATCATTGTCTTAGATCTTCAGCTCTTCGTCAGTCAAATCAGTGATTGACAAAAATCACGTTTTTGTCTTACTACAAGGTGACTTTATTGTCTCCAAGGGTCCTACTGGATAAAGTCTCGGCATCGGTGGCACGTCAGCGTCATGCCATGGCTGGAGAAATTATTATGGAAGCAATATTACAGAGTGAACAACTGCTATTAAAGCCCATGTATATAGCCTGATAAAGTTGCAGAGTCAGTTCAAAATATACATaatgaaagtaaattaaaaaatatgccactacttttttttccacagcacaATAGATGTGTGCTTGACATCCGCCTTTCGTTTTAGGTCCTGTCTTTCTTTGTCTGAAGTGTCGTCTTCCAGTTTACGCTGTCCAAGTAGTTCTTCATCGCTTTCATGGAGACGGCGATGCACTCGTGTTAACCCCTTGCGATCGCAACATTGTACTGCTTTAGACAGAAACTTTTTATACAGGACCAGGAACCACGTGGGTCGAGCAGCCAACAGGAGTTCCCTGTAGCGGATTAAAGCCTCAAGCAAACGGAGTGCGACTTCCTGATGGAGCTCTCTCCATGTGGACGCATGACATCCTCAGCGACCTGAAGGGGACACTTTAGTCGCTGTCGATGACGCTCAGTCCAGCGGTTCTTAAAGTGGGGTCCGGGGACCTCCAGGGGTC
This genomic interval carries:
- the LOC108270543 gene encoding inhibin beta B chain codes for the protein MRNFLFKVLCLIACVLSVRCTPAPETEAHPTASRDSCASCGLAQPADSGRMDAEFVEAVKRHILTRLQMRDRPNITQPIPKAAMVTALRKLHAGKVSEDGRVEIPDVDGHASHANDVEEETSEIISFAETDDLLSSKSSLFFIISNEGNQNLYVSQANLWLYFKLLPSVFEKGTRRKVMIKVYYQEPGLGSKWNLVEKRVELKRSGWHTFPLTDAVQLVFSKGTRRQNLDVRCEGCDEAGVRPVLVNTGDESHRPFLVVQARVTDSKHRIRKRGLECDGTSGLCCRQQFYIDFRLIGWNDWIIAPSGYFGNYCEGNCPAYMAGVPGSASSFHTAVVNQYRMRGMSPGSMNSCCIPTKLSTMSMLYFDDEYNIVKRDVPNMIVEECGCA